The genomic interval CCTGGTtagttacagtagttagttagttaccctTTCTCTGCGCTCCAGCCACCCTGTTCCTggttagttagttacagtagttagttagttaccctTTCTCTGTGCTCCAGCCACTCTGTTTCTggttagttagttacagtagttagttagttagttaccctTTCTCTGTGCTCCAGCCACTCTGTTCCTggttagttagttacagtagttagttaCCCTATCTCTGTGCTCCAGCCACTCTGTTCCTggttagttagttacagtagttagttaCCCTTTCTCTGTGCTCCATCCACTCTGTtcctggttagttagttagttagttagttaccctTTCTCTGTGCTCCAGCCACTCTGTTCCTggttagttagttacagtagttagtaACCCTTTCTCTGTGCTCCAGCCACTCTGTTCCTggttagttagttacagtagttagttagttaccctTTCTCTGTGCTCCAGCCACTCTGTTTCTggttagttagttacagtagttagttagttaccctTTCTCTGCGCTCCAGCCACTCTGTTTCTggttagttagttacagtagttagttagttaccctTTCTCTGTGCTCCATCCACTCTGTTCCTggttagttagttacagtagttagttagttacagtagttagttagttacagtagttagctaGTTACAGTAGTTCGTTGCCCTTTCTCTGTGCTCCATCCACTCTGTTCCTggttagttagttacagtagttagttacagtagttagctaGTTACAGTAGTTCGTTGCCCTTTCTCTGTGCTCCATCCACTCTGTTCCTggttagttagttacagtagttagttaGTAACTCTTTCTCTGTGCTCCAGCCACTCTCTCTggttagttagttacagtagTGAGTTAGTTACCCTTTCTCTGTGGTCCAGCCACTCTGTTCCTggttagttagttacagtagttagttagttacagtagttagttagttaccctTTCTCTGTGCTCCATCCACTCTGTTCCTGGTtagttacagtagttagttagttaccctTTCTCTGTGCTCCAGCCACTCTGTTTCTggttagttagttacagtagttagttagttaccctTTCTCTGTGCTCCAGCCAATCTGTTTCTGGTTAGTTAGTTACagcagttagttagttagttagttagttaccctTTCTCTGTGCTCCATCCACTCTGTTCCTggttagttagttacagtagtgagttagctagttacagtagttagttaCCCTTTCTCTGTGCTCCAGCCACTCTGTTTCTggttagttagttacagtagtgagttagctagttacagtagttagttaCCCTTTCTCTGTGCTCCAGCCACTCTGTTCCTggttagttagttacagtagttagttagttaccctTTCTCTGTGCTCCAGCCACTCTGTTTCTggttagttagttacagtagttagttagttaccctTTCTCTGTGCTCCATCCACCCTGTTCCTggttagttagttacagtagttagttagttaccctTTCTCTGTGCTCCAGCCACCCTGTTTCTggttagttagttacagtagttagttagttaccctTTCTCTGTGCTCCAGCCACTCTGTTCCTggttagttagttacagtagttagttagttaccctTTCTCTGTGCTCCAGCCACCCTGTTTCtggttagttagctacagtagtgaGTTAGTTACCCTTTCTCTGTGCTCCAGCCACTCTGTTTCTggttagttagttacagtagttagttagttacagtagttagttagttaccctTTCTCTGTGCTCCAGCCACTCTCTCTggttagttagttacagtagTGAGTTAGTTACCCTTTCTCTGTGGTCCAGCCACTCTGTTCCTggttagttagttacagtagttagttagttacagtagttagttagttaccctTTCTCTGTGCTCCATCCACTCTGTTCCTGGTtagttacagtagttagttagttaccctTTCTCTGTGCTCCAGCCACTCTGTTTCTggttagttagttacagtagttagttagttaccctTTCTCTGTGCTCCAGCCAATCTGTTTCTGGTTAGTTAGTTACagcagttagttagttagttagttagttaccctTTCTCTGTGCTCCATCCACTCTGTTCCTggttagttagttacagtagttagtaACCCTTTCTCTGTGCTCCAGCCACTCTGTTCCTggttagttagttacagtagttagttagttaccctTTCTCTGTGCTCCATCCACCCTGTTCCTggttagttagttacagtagttagttagttaccctTTCTCTGTGCTCCAGCCACCCTGTTTCTggttagttagttacagtagttagttagttaccctTTCTCTGTGCTCCAGCCACTCTGTTCCTggttagttagttacagtagttagttagttaccctTTCTCTGTGCTCCAGCCACCCTGTTTCtggttagttagctacagtagtgaGTTAGTTACCCTTTCTCTGTGCTCCAGCCACTCTGTTTCTggttagttagttacagtagttagttagttacagtagttagttagttaccctTTCTCTGTGCTCCAGCCACTCTCTCTGGATCACCCTAGCTGCCctttccttctcctccctcccttctgggTTCTCCTTCCGGTTCTCCTGGTTCTGTTCTTCTCCAGtccatctcttcttctcctcctccagggTTTGTATCTTCATGGTCAGCTGTTCTCTCTCCAGTCTGGACAAGAGGAGGAAAATCAGACGAGTAGAAAGGTTTCCATGGAAACGTCAcggcacagacacacagagagaagaagtTTCCATACAACCTCTGTGGGCATGTCACAGTGGTTATAAGCCTGTAGTAAACAGTTAAAGTAGTATTTCTGTCATGTTGGATGTAAACACCATTCATTGTGTAGTAGTGTATTCCCCAGTCAGGACGTTCAGGTTGAACTGGGAGATACATACAGGTAGAGCTGTGTTTCCTTCTCATGTTCACTCCTTCGTTCATTCTTCCTCCTCTccgtctcttcctcttcctgctcTCTTTCAGCCATCAGTCGTCTCAGCTCCCGTCTGAAAACAGAAGATTCAACCATCAGTCGTCTCAGCTCCCGTCTGAAAACAGAAGATTCAACCATCAGTCGTCTCAGCTCCCGTCTGAAAACAGAAGATTCAACCATCAGTCGTCTCAGCTCCCGTCTGAAAACAGAAGATTCAACCATCAGTCGTCTCAGCTCCCGTCTGAAAACAGAAGATTCAACCATCAGTCGTCTCAGCTCCCGTCTGAAAACAGAAGATTCAACCATCAGTCGTCTCAGCTCCCGTCTGAAAACAGAAGGTTCAACCAATCAGTCGTCTCAGCTCCCGTCTGAAAACAGAAGGATAAACCATCAGTCGTCTCAGCTCCCGTCTGAAAACAGAAGATTCAACCAATCAGTCGTCTCAGCTCCCGTCTGAAAACAGAAGATTCAACCATCAGTCGTCTCAGCTCCCGTCTGAAAACAGAAGGTTCAACCAATCAGTCGTCTCAGCTCCCGTCTGAAAACAGAAGGTTCAACCAATCAGTCGTCTCAGCTCCCGTCTGAAAACAGAAGGTTCAACCATCAGTCGTCTCAGCTCCCGTCTGAAAACAGAAGATTCAACCAATCAGTCGTCTCAGCTCCCGTCTGAAAACAGAAGATTCAACCATCAGTCGTCTCAGCTCCCGTCTGAAAACAGAAGGTTCAACCAATCAGTCGTCTCAGCTCCCGTCTGAAAACAGAAGGTTCAACCAATCAGTCGTCTCAGCTCCCGTCTGAAAACAGAAGGTTCAACCAATCAGTCGTCTCAGCTCCCGTCTGAAAACAGAAGGTTCAACCATCAGTCGTCTCAGCTCCCGTCTGAAAACAGAAGATTCAACCATCAGTCGTCTCAGCTCCCGTCTGAAAACAGAAGATTCAACCATCAGTCGTCTCAGCTCCCGTCTGAAAACAGAAGATTCAACCATCAGTCGTCTCAGCTCCCGTCTGAAAACAGAAGATTCAACCATCAGTCGTCTCAGCTCCCGTCTGAAAACAGAAGGTTCAACCATCAGTCGTCTCAGCTCCCGTCTGAAAACAGAAGGTTCAACCATCAGTCGTCTCAGCTCCCGTCTGAAAACAGAAGATTCAACCATCAGTCGTCTCAGCTCCCGTCTGAAAACAGAAGATTCAACCATCAGTCGTCTCAGCTCCCGTCTGAAAACAGAAGATTCAACCATCAGTCGTCTCAGCTCCCGTCTGAAAACAGAAGATTCAACCATCAGTCGTCTCAGCTCCCGTCTGAAAACAGAAGGTTCAACCAATCAGTCGTCTCAGCTCCCGTCTGAAAACAGAAGGTTCAACCATCAGTCGTCTCAGCTCCCGTCTGAAAACAGAAGATTCAACCAATCAGTCGTCTCAGCTCCCGTCTGAAAACAGAAGATTCAACCATCAGTCGTCTCAGCTCCCGTCTGAAAACAGAAGGTTCAACCAATCAGTCGTCTCAGCTCCCGTCTGAAAACAGAAGGTTCAACCATCAGTCGTCTCAGCTCCCGTCTGAAAACAGAAGATTCAACCATCAGTCGTCTCAGCTCCCGTCTGAAAACAGAAGGTTCAACCATCAGTCGTCTCAGTTCCCGTCTGAAAACAGAAGATTCAACCATCAGTCGTCTCAGCTCCCGTCTGAAAACAGAAGGTTCAACCAATCAGTCGTCTCAGCTCCCGTCTGAAAACAGAAGGTTCAACCAATCAGTCGTCTCAGTTCCCGTCTGAAAACAGAAGGTTCTAAACATATTCTCAAAACTAAGAACACCAATAACCAGATATCAAACATTCTATTACAATCACTGGTGATTTCCCATTTCAATTTCCCATACTGCATTGCTGTAGTCATAGTAGCGTCTCTCTTACTCTCTATCGGTCAGCGTCTCCCGTAGCTCCGCCTTCTCCTGCTCCAGTTGTCTGACACACCCCTTCAGACGGACAAACCCCTCCCCTTCCTGTTGGGTGTTTCCCACTGCAACGCCCCCTTCCGTTGTTACGGTGGTTATCCCCGGCGTCGTAGCAACCCCTGTCTCCGTGGGCATGGTGTGGTGGTCAGTCTGGACTAGTCTGTCCACCCCACTCCTCCTGGCCGgggctctcctcccctcctctaacctctaagacaggaagggagagggagtgttaacgtgtgtgtgtgtgtgtgtgtgtgtgtgtgtgtgtgtgtgtgtgtgtgtgtgtgtgtgtgtgtgtgtgtgtgtgtgtgtgtgtgtgtgagccacaAGACTGTGTTATCCCCCTGGGCTAAAGCCTAGGTTACTCCCTCCATTCCACTGTGTAGGACCAACCAGGAGACAGGAGAAAGCCTAGGTTACTCCCTCCATTCCACTGTGTAGGACCAACCAGGAGACAGGAGAAAGCCTCCATCTACTCACcgtctccagttccaccagtctCCTCAACACTCTCTGTTTGCTCCAGTCTTTGTAGGCTGAAACACAAGTGCAACAAATCATCGACTAGACATACTATGAATACAGGAGATTGGGCCATTTGTTATTTAACCTTTGACCCTGCTGTGTTGTGTTGATTtcctcaaagtgtgtgtgtgtgtgtgtgtgtgtgtgtgtgtgtgtgtgtgtgtgtgtgtgtgtgtgtgtgtgtgtgtgtgtgtgtgtgtgtgtgtgtgtgtgtgtgtgtgtgtgtgtgtgtgagaaccttTCAGCCCACTGGCTGGACTGTCTGTGTTGACTTCCTCTCTCAGTGTGTGGTTCTCCTGCTGTAGCTGTTTCAGGTTCTCTGATAGACGCAGAACCGTAGAGCTTAGAACCTTCTGCTTCCTCTGAGAACCTTTACTCTCTGCTCTACTgctacagagggagaggagagagagaatagagaggggaaggagagaaagagagaccgagataggagagagagagagacagagacagagacagagagacagagagagagcgagggggagaaggagaaggagagagagaatagaggggaaggagagaaagagagaccaagataggagagagagagacagagacagagagacagagagagagcgagggggagaaggagaaggagaaggagaaataaagaaatatagagaaagagagagataaggagagggagagcgagagagagagacagagagagagagagagagagagcgagggggagaaggagaaggagaaggagaaataaagaaatatagagaaagagagagagacagagagagagagagagagagagacagagagagagagagagcgagggggagaaggagaaggagagagagaaataaagaaatatagagaaagagagaagagggtgTGAGATTGAACAGGAAGTGAACAGGTCTGTGAAGGAGGtgagcggttaagagcgttgggccagtaactgaaatgtcgctggttcaaatcccgagccgactaggtgcaACATATCTGTCCAtgtgcccttgatcaaggcacttaaccctaattgctcctgtaagtcgctctggataagagcttctgccaagtgactaaaatgtaaacatttttacTTTCTGTACCTTTTCTCTGTTGCGTCCAATATCATCCTCAGTCTCTGAATCtggagaatacacacacacacacacacacacagacacacagacagacagacagacagacagacagacagacagacagacagacagacagacagacagacagacacacacacgttagCACCAGAAAAGATGACGTTCAAGTAGAAACATCTCACTGCACTAGAACAGAGAGCAAAGATGTACCTCCTCAAAGTAGGTCTCCACTGTGATCTTCAACTCCTCCAGATTAGTGGTCTGCAGCTCACTCTGCAGTTTGCTGTTACAACGGGACATGACAGGTTGATGGTGACACTACTCATCTTGGTTTTATAACAACGATACATCAAACATCATCTATTAGTGATGGAGCTTTCCATCTGGGAACTCTGGGAAACGAGATGCTGCATCTCAACATGTCTAATGAATAAATACAttcagaaagagacagacagacagacaggcacagacagacagatacacagacaggcacagaaagacagatacacagacagacagatacacagacaggcacagacagacaggcacatacacagacagacagatacacagacaggcacacaggcacagacagacagacagacaggcacatacacagacagacagacagacagacagacagacagacagacagacagacagacagacagacagacagacagacagacagacagacatacagacaggcacagacagacaggcaggcacagacagacaggcacaaacagagagacagacagacagccacagacagacagccacagacagacagacagacagacagacagacagacacagacagacttaCGTCACAGTGTTCTCCTTCTCTCTACACTGCTGTTCCAGCTTCAGGATTCTCTGTTTCAGTCCATTAACAACCTGCAGGACAATGTCAATCAACACcttcctacaacacacacacacacacacacacacacacacagagacacacacacacacacacacacacacacacacacacacacacacacacacacagacacttaccAGGCTCCCCTGGTGTTTCTTGTCCACCAGACCCAGTGTGTACTCCGGTCCCTGTGGAGGGAAACAACAGGCTCAGATCAGCTAGAGAGACCTCCATGGAGTCACTATGATCTGTTACAGAGACCTCCATGGAGTCACTATGATCTGTTACAGAGACCTCCATGGAGTCACTATGATCTGTTACAGAGACCTCCATGGAGTCACTATGATCTGTTACAGAGACCTCCATGGAGTCACTATGATCTGTTACAGAGACCTCCATGGAGTCACTATGATCTGTTACAGAGACCTCCATGGAGTCACTATGATCTGTTACAGAGACCTCCATGGAGTCACTATGATCTGTTACAGAGACCTCCATGGAGTCACTATGATCTGTTACAGAGACCTCCATGGAGTCACTATGATCTGTTACAGAGACCTCCATGGAGTCACTATGATCTGTTACAGAGACCTCCATGGAGTCACTATGATCTGTTACAGAGACCTCCATGGAGTCACTATGATCTGTTACAGAGACCTCCATGGAGTCACTATGATCTGTTACAGAGACCTCCATGGAGTCACTATGATCTGTTACAGAGACCTCCGTGGAGTCACTATGATCTGTTACAGAGACCTCCGTGGAGTCACTATGATCTGTTACAGAGACCCCCGTGGAGTCACTATGATCTGTTACAGAGACCTCCGTGGAGTCACTATGATCTGTTACAGGGACCTCCGTGGAGTCACTATGATCTGTTACAGAGACCTCCGTGGAGTCACTATGATCTGTTACAGAGACCTCCGTGGAGTCACTATAATCTGTTACAGAGACCTCCGTGGAGTCACTATGATATGTTACAGAGACCTCCATGGAGTCACTATGATCTGTTACAGAGATCTCCATGGAGtcactattttttattttattttttatttatttttttcacctttatttaaccaggtaggctagttgagaacaagttctcatttgcaaccgcgacctggccaagataaagcatagcagtgtgaacagacaacacagagttacacatggagtaaacaataaacaagtcaataacatggtagaaaaaaaagagaatctatatacaatgtgtgcaaaaggcacacaggtaggcaataaatcgaataattacaatttagcagattaacactggagtgataaatcatcagatgatcatgtgcaagaagagatactggtgtgcaaaagagcagaaaagtaaataaataaaagcagtatggggggtgaggtaggtaaaatgggtgggtagtttacagatggactatgtacagctgcagcgatcggttagctgctcggatagcaggtttttaaagttgttgagggagataaaagtctccaacttcagagatttttgcaattcgttccagtcgcaggcagcagagaactggaaggaaaggcgtccaaatgaggttttggctttagggatgatcagtgagatacacctgctggagcgcgtgttgcgggtgggtgtagccatcgtgaccagtgaactgagataaggcggcactttacctagcatagccttgtagatgacctggagccagtgggtctgacgacgaacatgtagcgagggccagccgactagggcatacaggtcgcagtggtgggtcgtataaggtgctttagtaacaaaacgaatggcactgtgataaactgcatccagtttgctgagtagagtattggaagctattttgtagatgacatcgccgaagtcgaggatcggtaggatagtcagttttactagggtaagtttggcggcgtgagtgaaggaggctttgttgcggaatagaaagccgattcttgctttgattttggattggagatgtttgatatgagtctggaaggagagtttgcagtctagccagacacctaggtacttatagatgtccacatattctaggtcggaaccgtccagggtggtgatgctagtcgggcgtgcgggtgcaggcagcgaacggttgaaaagcatgcatttggttttactagcgtttaagagcagttggaggccacggaaggagtgttgtatggcattgaagctcgtttggaggttagatagcacagtgtccaaggaagggccggaagtatatagaatggtgtcgtctgcgtagaggtggatcagggaatcgcccgcagcaagagcaacatcattgatgtatacagagaaaagagtcggcccgagaattgaaccctgtggtacccccatagagactgccagaggaccggacaacatgccctccgatttgacacactgaactctgtctgcaaagtagttggtgaaccaggcaaggcagtcattagaaaaaccgaggctactgagtctgccgataagaatatggtgattgacagagtcgaaagccttggccaggtcgatgaagacggctgcacagtaatgtcttttatcgatggcggttatgatatcgtttagtaccttgagcgtggctgaggtgcacccatgaccggctcggaaaccggattgcacagcggagaaggtacggtgggattcgagatggtcagtgatctgtttgttgacttggctttcgaagaccttagataggcagggcaggatggatataggtctgtaacagtttgggtccagggtgtctccccctttgaagagggggatgaccgcggcagctttccaatccttggggatctcagatgttacgaaggagaggttgaacaggctggtgatagggggtgcgacaatggcggcggacagtttcagaaatagggggtccagattgtcaagcccagctgatttgtatgggtccaggttttccagctctttcagaacatctgctatctggatttgggtaaaggagaagctggggaggcttgggcgagtagcagcggggggggcggggctgttggccaaggttggagtcgccaggaggaaggcatggccagccattgagaaatgcttgttgaagtcttcgattatcatggatttatcggtggtgaccgtgttacctagcctcagtgcagtgggcagctgggaggaggtgctcttgttctccatggactttacagtatcccagaactttttggagttagagctacaggatgcaaatttctgcttgaaaaagctggcctttgctttcctgactgactgcgtgtattggttcctgacttccctgaacagttgcatatcgcgggggctcttcgatgctattgcagttcgccacaggatgtttttgtgctggtcgagggcagtcaggtctggagtgaaccaagggctatatctgttcttggttctgcattttttgaacggagcatgcttgtctaatatggtgaggaagtaacatttaaagaatgaccaggcatcctcaactgacgggatgaggtcaatatccttccagggtacccgggccaggtcgattagaaaggcctgctcgcagaagtgtttt from Salvelinus alpinus chromosome 2, SLU_Salpinus.1, whole genome shotgun sequence carries:
- the iqce gene encoding IQ domain-containing protein E isoform X5 — protein: MYDEIIHLKKSLQAQKSEKDRMKAKLRRLEEDKTKKDKQIEQLLDPTKGPEYTLGLVDKKHQGSLVVNGLKQRILKLEQQCREKENTVTKLQSELQTTNLEELKITVETYFEEIQRLRMILDATEKSSRAESKGSQRKQKVLSSTVLRLSENLKQLQQENHTLREEVNTDSPASGLKAYKDWSKQRVLRRLVELETRLEEGRRAPARRSGVDRLVQTDHHTMPTETGVATTPGITTVTTEGGVAVGNTQQEGEGFVRLKGCVRQLEQEKAELRETLTDRERELRRLMAEREQEEEETERRKNERRSEHEKETQLYLLEREQLTMKIQTLEEEKKRWTGEEQNQENRKENPEGREEKERAARVIQREWLEHRERDTVFVQSAIRGHLLRQSQIAHLQDTHTSNLSKNGQSQRGSDVTSCVEDEELVAVTLIQSVFRGHLTRSALMTESSESPAPPPCGPTPAPRRVPSVPSIHTPSNTALPGSDVDEDVRELSEEDPWPVSNTLSNRRRLTPAQLQLHPPPDSKVAKAMDSEDSDDDIIVSPSRLVGRREEIYF